In a single window of the Candidatus Nanosynbacter featherlites genome:
- the arcA gene encoding arginine deiminase yields the protein MDPIHITSEIGKLKVVVLHRPGEELENLTPDYLTDLLFDDIPYLKKAQEEHDAFAQVLRERGVEVLYLDQLAAEALATDALREQFVDDMLANSKQDTRRVTETLRQFLLDLPTHAMVRKLMAGVRKDEITLPPEHHQQLHDMVEKDHYPFYLDPMPNLYFTRDPAAAIGRGLTINKMHWPARRRESLFMRYIIDHHPRFAGKNVPVWYDRRENYSIEGGDELVLNREVMAIGISERTSAEAIEKMATKLFAGSDFKKVIAMEIPKSHAFMHLDTVFTMIDHDKFTIHPEIRDHGGKINCFILEKVEGQPFPRITRETDLEHVLRVALGLPAVTLIECGGGDRIAAAREQWNDGSNTLAIAPGVVVTYDRNYVTNQKLRDAGVEVIEVNGSELGRGRGGPRCMSMPIVREDV from the coding sequence ATGGATCCAATACATATTACATCGGAAATCGGGAAATTAAAAGTAGTTGTCTTGCATCGGCCAGGTGAGGAGTTGGAAAACTTGACTCCGGATTATCTGACCGACCTTTTATTTGACGACATCCCATATCTTAAAAAGGCTCAAGAAGAACACGACGCTTTTGCGCAAGTACTGCGTGAGCGTGGCGTGGAAGTATTGTACTTGGACCAATTGGCGGCAGAGGCCTTAGCGACTGATGCGTTGCGTGAGCAGTTTGTCGACGATATGCTTGCTAACTCCAAGCAAGACACTCGTCGTGTCACCGAGACCTTGCGTCAATTTTTGCTGGACTTGCCAACCCACGCCATGGTTCGCAAGTTGATGGCTGGTGTTCGTAAAGATGAAATCACTTTGCCACCAGAGCACCATCAGCAGCTACATGACATGGTCGAGAAAGATCACTATCCATTTTATCTTGACCCAATGCCAAACCTGTACTTTACGCGCGACCCAGCTGCTGCCATTGGCCGCGGTTTGACCATCAACAAGATGCACTGGCCAGCTCGCCGCCGTGAATCACTGTTCATGCGCTATATCATTGATCATCACCCACGGTTTGCTGGCAAAAATGTACCAGTGTGGTACGACCGCCGTGAGAACTATTCAATTGAAGGTGGTGACGAGTTAGTACTGAATCGGGAAGTCATGGCAATTGGTATCAGTGAGCGTACTTCTGCTGAAGCAATTGAAAAGATGGCAACCAAGTTGTTTGCTGGCTCTGATTTCAAAAAGGTTATCGCCATGGAAATTCCAAAGTCGCATGCGTTCATGCACCTCGACACAGTGTTTACCATGATTGACCATGATAAATTTACCATTCACCCAGAAATTCGCGACCACGGTGGTAAAATCAACTGCTTTATTTTGGAAAAAGTTGAAGGTCAGCCATTCCCACGCATCACTCGTGAAACTGATCTGGAGCATGTCTTGCGAGTCGCGTTGGGCTTGCCAGCTGTCACGTTGATCGAGTGTGGTGGTGGCGACCGAATTGCTGCAGCCCGTGAGCAGTGGAATGACGGCTCCAACACCCTGGCCATTGCACCAGGCGTTGTGGTGACGTATGACCGTAACTATGTTACCAACCAAAAACTGCGTGATGCCGGCGTTGAAGTGATTGAGGTCAATGGATCAGAACTTGGCCGCGGTCGCGGTGGCCCACGCTGTATGAGTATGCCAATAGTAAGGGAGGACGTATAA
- a CDS encoding TylF/MycF/NovP-related O-methyltransferase yields the protein MNITDQLLAKHPIISDQVDAKELGVLLRELEKLLQSGVTGNIVEFGCYVGTTSLFIRRLLDAYDFTGEFHVYDSFAGLPEKTQADNSAAGEQFKAGELLAPRKTFIQNFKKASLKLPIIHKGWFADFTPEDVPESIIFAFFDGDFYESIADSFRVCDGKFQETATIIVDDYANEALPGAARAVDEWLRRHPARVAVESSLAIIRR from the coding sequence ATGAATATCACCGACCAACTCCTCGCCAAACATCCCATCATTTCCGACCAAGTTGACGCCAAAGAACTTGGCGTGTTGCTGCGAGAACTGGAAAAGTTGTTGCAAAGCGGCGTGACTGGCAATATCGTCGAGTTTGGCTGTTACGTTGGTACGACGAGTTTGTTCATCCGGCGGCTGTTGGACGCCTATGATTTTACTGGTGAGTTTCATGTTTACGATTCGTTTGCTGGCTTGCCAGAAAAAACCCAAGCAGACAACAGTGCTGCTGGTGAGCAGTTCAAGGCGGGTGAACTCTTGGCGCCGCGTAAAACGTTCATCCAGAATTTTAAAAAGGCCAGCTTGAAACTGCCGATCATCCATAAGGGTTGGTTTGCCGATTTCACCCCTGAGGATGTGCCGGAAAGCATCATCTTTGCATTTTTTGACGGTGATTTTTATGAGTCAATTGCCGATTCATTTCGCGTGTGTGACGGCAAATTTCAGGAAACGGCGACCATCATTGTTGATGATTACGCCAATGAAGCTTTGCCAGGCGCGGCGCGAGCGGTTGATGAATGGCTGAGGCGTCATCCAGCTCGGGTGGCAGTCGAGTCGTCATTGGCTATCATTCGGCGATGA
- a CDS encoding YbhB/YbcL family Raf kinase inhibitor-like protein gives MKITSPAFTENAKLPKIYAKLGGNQRPPLEIDDVPADAKSLAIVCHDPDAPGRDGFYYWTAWNLPAETTEITGESLPVDTVEGATSWGRPGWGGPQPPFGTHRYQFYVYALDTTLDLPSDTKPKELIAALTPHIIDQAVLTGKFGVLDIFRRS, from the coding sequence ATGAAAATTACTAGCCCAGCTTTCACCGAAAACGCTAAACTACCAAAAATCTACGCCAAGCTCGGCGGTAACCAACGCCCGCCGCTCGAGATTGACGATGTGCCAGCAGACGCCAAAAGCCTGGCAATCGTCTGCCACGACCCTGACGCGCCTGGGCGCGATGGATTTTACTATTGGACGGCTTGGAATTTACCGGCCGAAACTACTGAAATAACTGGCGAGTCACTACCCGTGGATACCGTCGAAGGTGCTACCAGTTGGGGTCGCCCAGGCTGGGGCGGGCCGCAGCCGCCGTTTGGCACGCACCGCTATCAATTTTACGTGTACGCGCTGGACACGACACTGGATTTACCAAGCGACACTAAGCCTAAAGAACTCATCGCTGCCCTCACGCCGCATATCATCGACCAGGCTGTGCTGACCGGAAAATTCGGTGTGTTAGATATTTTCCGGCGGAGCTAA
- a CDS encoding ABC transporter ATP-binding protein yields MAQQSMKKRQPMKMGGPMGGGMGAGEKAKDFKGTVRKLAKYLAEFRWHMLMVAIFAVGSTMFAIASPKILGGATNQIVEDYVSMKAYETITSKLPNGASLPAGTTGADVLNRLPNQSEIESQIPSNQLDTIKKLDLSQRPEFHFEAIWRVVSLLIGLYVLSAIFRYIQTWLMTQVTQTVTFRMRRQLSEKINRLPLSYFDKQTYGEVLSRVTNDVDTISQTLNQSLSQVVSSTVMVLGILAMMFSISWQMSLVALLVLPLAGGVVTLIAKSSQKQFLRQQTQLGELNGHIEEMYGGHQVMRVFNGQKKSLAKFSRINNQLQESAWKAQFLSGLIYPIMNFIGNIGYVVMAILGGWLAINGRLKIGDIQAFIQYINQFNQPLVQVANIANVLQSTAAAAERVFEFLDESEEKAEGKDLVKLTHVKGEVEFDNVVFGYRPDQTIIKGLSAHIKPGQRVAIVGPTGAGKTTLVNLLMRFYEINSGAIKIDGVDIAQMKRSDVRQMFGMVLQDTWLFNGTIRQNLLYGNPTASEEEMVATAKEAHVDHFVRSLPGGYDMVLGEEATNISQGEKQLLTIARAMLARTPMLILDEATSSVDTRTEVLIQKAMDKLMQGKTSFVIAHRLSTIRDADLILVVRDGNIIEQGKHDELLKKNGFYAELYNSQFAE; encoded by the coding sequence ATGGCTCAGCAAAGCATGAAAAAACGCCAGCCAATGAAGATGGGCGGTCCAATGGGCGGCGGTATGGGCGCCGGCGAAAAAGCCAAAGATTTCAAAGGCACGGTCAGGAAGTTAGCCAAATATTTGGCGGAGTTCCGCTGGCACATGCTCATGGTGGCGATTTTCGCGGTTGGTAGTACGATGTTTGCGATTGCTAGTCCGAAAATTTTGGGCGGCGCCACCAACCAAATCGTCGAAGATTATGTCAGCATGAAGGCGTATGAGACCATCACCAGCAAGCTGCCAAATGGTGCTTCACTGCCAGCTGGCACAACCGGTGCTGATGTCCTCAACCGTCTGCCGAACCAGTCAGAAATTGAAAGCCAAATTCCGTCCAACCAACTTGATACCATTAAAAAGCTGGATCTTAGCCAGCGCCCAGAATTTCACTTTGAGGCAATTTGGCGAGTCGTTAGTTTGCTAATTGGTTTGTATGTGCTCAGCGCCATTTTCCGCTACATCCAAACCTGGCTGATGACCCAAGTGACGCAAACAGTCACCTTCAGAATGCGCCGGCAATTGTCCGAGAAAATCAACCGCCTACCGCTGAGTTATTTTGACAAGCAAACCTACGGCGAAGTGCTCAGCCGCGTCACCAACGATGTCGATACCATCAGTCAGACGCTCAATCAAAGCCTGTCGCAGGTCGTGTCTTCGACAGTGATGGTGCTGGGGATTTTGGCGATGATGTTTTCCATCAGCTGGCAAATGTCGCTGGTGGCGCTCTTGGTGCTGCCACTGGCTGGCGGCGTGGTGACGCTGATTGCTAAAAGTTCGCAAAAACAGTTCCTCCGCCAGCAAACGCAGCTGGGAGAATTGAACGGCCACATCGAAGAAATGTATGGTGGCCATCAGGTGATGCGCGTGTTTAACGGCCAGAAAAAGTCGCTGGCTAAGTTTTCACGGATTAACAACCAGCTGCAGGAAAGCGCCTGGAAAGCTCAATTTTTGTCGGGTCTGATTTATCCAATCATGAACTTCATCGGCAACATTGGTTACGTCGTGATGGCGATTTTGGGTGGTTGGCTGGCGATCAACGGTCGGCTGAAAATCGGTGACATTCAGGCGTTTATCCAATACATTAACCAATTCAATCAGCCGCTGGTGCAAGTTGCCAACATCGCCAATGTGTTGCAATCGACCGCCGCTGCCGCCGAGCGTGTGTTTGAATTTTTGGATGAGTCAGAAGAAAAGGCGGAGGGCAAGGATTTGGTGAAATTGACTCACGTCAAGGGCGAAGTTGAATTTGACAACGTAGTCTTTGGCTACCGACCCGACCAAACCATCATCAAAGGTTTGTCGGCGCACATCAAGCCAGGTCAGCGCGTGGCAATCGTCGGTCCAACGGGCGCGGGCAAAACGACGCTGGTTAATTTGCTGATGCGATTTTATGAAATTAACAGCGGTGCGATTAAGATTGACGGCGTGGATATAGCTCAGATGAAGCGCAGCGATGTGCGGCAAATGTTTGGCATGGTGTTGCAGGATACATGGTTGTTTAACGGCACGATTCGCCAGAATTTGCTCTACGGCAATCCAACAGCTAGCGAAGAAGAGATGGTTGCCACCGCCAAGGAAGCGCACGTTGACCATTTTGTGCGGTCGCTGCCAGGCGGCTACGACATGGTGCTGGGCGAGGAAGCAACGAACATTTCACAGGGCGAAAAGCAGCTGCTGACGATTGCCCGGGCAATGCTGGCGCGCACGCCAATGCTGATTTTGGACGAAGCTACCAGCTCGGTTGACACTCGCACCGAAGTACTCATTCAAAAAGCCATGGACAAGTTGATGCAGGGCAAAACCAGCTTCGTCATCGCCCATCGGCTGAGCACCATCCGCGACGCCGACCTGATCTTGGTCGTCCGCGACGGCAACATCATCGAACAAGGCAAACACGACGAATTGCTGAAGAAAAATGGCTTTTATGCCGAGCTGTATAATAGTCAGTTTGCTGAGTAG
- a CDS encoding ABC transporter ATP-binding protein: MKHILRIFSGYWLMFIILVGFTYAMVMANLWLPDKMSEIVNNGIIKQDMPAIWHNGLAMILVTAAGGLCSIVIGFLASRIATGMAQKLRTELFERVESFALADFNKFSTASLITRSTNDIQQIQMTSILLLRLALMAPIMAIGGLQKAIHNAPNLSWIIALAVSVLLVVIAILFVIAVPRFKKLQTLVDKLNLVTRENLVGLKVIRAFHNEKIEQKKFQQANTELNKMNLFVNRLMMLLDPIMTLVMNFSSVAIVWFGAHLISSGNLQIGNMMAFLEYAMQVIISFLLLSMVFIMVPRAAVSVKRVGEVLDTLPSIIDPQSPQQLPNDATGKIEFKDVTFTYPDADLPVLSSINFTAEPGQTTAFIGSTGSGKSTLINLIPRFYDVSAGQILLDRVDIRQLKLEDLYDQIGYVPQKGVLFSGTIASNIKYGNAKASQKLVEKSAKIAQATEFINELKNGYKNDIAQGGSNVSGGQRQRLSIARAIAVEPNVYIFDDSFSALDFKTDAKLRSALAKETKHKTVLIVGQRINTIMNADKIIVLDEGKIVGQGTHQELMKNCQVYQEIAASQLSEDDLQKMSATTAKGAA; the protein is encoded by the coding sequence ATGAAGCATATTTTACGGATTTTTAGCGGCTACTGGCTGATGTTTATCATCTTGGTCGGTTTTACCTACGCCATGGTGATGGCGAATTTGTGGCTGCCTGACAAGATGTCGGAAATTGTCAATAACGGCATCATCAAGCAAGACATGCCAGCGATTTGGCACAACGGATTAGCGATGATTTTGGTGACGGCGGCGGGCGGACTGTGTTCGATCGTCATCGGGTTTTTGGCATCGCGAATCGCTACTGGTATGGCGCAAAAATTACGAACAGAATTGTTTGAGCGAGTCGAAAGTTTCGCGCTGGCGGATTTCAATAAATTTTCCACCGCCTCGCTGATCACGCGCTCGACCAACGATATTCAGCAAATTCAGATGACGTCAATTCTGCTGCTGCGTCTGGCGTTGATGGCGCCAATCATGGCAATTGGTGGTCTGCAAAAAGCCATTCACAACGCGCCAAATTTGAGCTGGATCATCGCACTGGCGGTGTCAGTTTTGCTGGTCGTCATCGCTATACTGTTCGTGATTGCCGTGCCTCGGTTCAAGAAATTGCAGACGCTGGTGGACAAACTGAATCTGGTGACGCGCGAAAACCTGGTCGGCTTGAAAGTCATTCGCGCCTTTCACAATGAAAAGATTGAGCAGAAAAAGTTCCAGCAAGCCAATACCGAGCTGAATAAGATGAATCTATTTGTCAATCGCTTGATGATGCTGCTTGACCCAATCATGACGCTGGTGATGAACTTTTCTAGCGTGGCGATCGTCTGGTTCGGCGCGCATTTGATCAGCAGCGGCAATCTGCAAATTGGTAATATGATGGCGTTTTTGGAATACGCCATGCAGGTGATTATTTCTTTCTTGCTGCTATCGATGGTGTTTATCATGGTGCCGCGAGCGGCCGTGTCGGTAAAGCGGGTGGGCGAGGTGCTCGACACGCTGCCATCAATTATTGACCCGCAGTCGCCGCAGCAGTTGCCAAATGACGCTACGGGTAAAATTGAATTCAAAGACGTGACTTTTACCTATCCAGACGCTGATCTGCCGGTGCTCTCAAGTATCAATTTTACGGCTGAACCAGGGCAAACTACAGCGTTCATTGGCAGTACCGGCTCGGGCAAATCGACGTTGATTAATTTGATCCCGCGCTTTTACGATGTGTCGGCGGGGCAGATTTTGCTGGACAGGGTGGATATTCGCCAGCTCAAACTAGAAGATTTGTACGATCAAATCGGCTACGTGCCGCAAAAAGGCGTGTTGTTTAGCGGGACGATCGCCAGCAATATCAAGTACGGCAACGCCAAAGCCAGCCAAAAATTGGTCGAAAAATCCGCTAAAATCGCGCAAGCAACTGAGTTCATCAACGAGCTAAAAAACGGCTACAAAAATGATATCGCTCAAGGCGGCAGCAATGTTTCCGGCGGCCAGCGTCAGCGTTTATCGATTGCTCGGGCGATTGCTGTTGAGCCGAATGTCTACATTTTTGACGATTCATTCTCGGCGCTGGATTTCAAGACTGATGCCAAATTACGCTCGGCACTGGCTAAAGAAACCAAACATAAAACTGTGCTCATCGTCGGTCAGCGCATCAACACCATCATGAACGCTGACAAAATCATCGTGCTGGACGAAGGCAAGATTGTTGGTCAAGGCACGCATCAGGAATTGATGAAAAATTGCCAAGTCTATCAAGAAATTGCTGCCTCCCAACTCTCGGAAGACGACTTGCAGAAAATGTCGGCAACGACCGCGAAAGGAGCGGCGTAA
- a CDS encoding NUDIX domain-containing protein → MRRRVNVRGIIVSDQGEIFCQQLTTNDGKGRNFWCTPGGGLKSGESLLDGLRREMIEETGVEPEISKLLFIQQFAESGEQSAHGPNEQLEFFFLITNWQDYQHIDLEQTSHGVKEVAKCGFVDPKTTRILPSYLTENDLDWLMNKSADVQIISEL, encoded by the coding sequence ATGCGACGGCGAGTTAATGTACGCGGAATTATCGTAAGCGATCAGGGCGAGATTTTTTGCCAACAATTGACCACGAACGACGGCAAAGGTCGAAACTTTTGGTGTACGCCAGGCGGCGGCTTGAAAAGCGGTGAAAGTCTGCTGGACGGTTTACGCCGAGAGATGATTGAAGAAACGGGTGTTGAGCCAGAAATCAGTAAGTTGTTATTCATACAACAATTCGCCGAATCAGGCGAACAATCGGCACATGGCCCGAACGAGCAATTGGAATTTTTCTTTCTCATCACCAACTGGCAAGATTACCAGCACATCGACCTGGAACAAACATCGCACGGCGTCAAAGAAGTGGCGAAGTGCGGCTTCGTCGATCCGAAAACCACGCGAATTTTACCAAGTTATCTGACAGAAAATGATCTGGATTGGCTAATGAACAAATCAGCTGACGTCCAGATCATCAGCGAGCTATAA
- a CDS encoding amino acid ABC transporter ATP-binding protein, whose amino-acid sequence MAVNKMKEVAQPSTERPAIITVANLKKQFGSNRVLRDIDVEIHEGEVVVVVGSSGSGKSTFLRCLNLLETPTGGRIVIDGVETTAPKVDLNALRQKVGMVFQSFNLFPNLSVLDNIKLAPRKLRKLSDRAATRLAKKLLADVGLADKAGAFPSQLSGGQKQRVAIARALAMEPDIMLFDEPTSALDPEMIGEVLDVIREVAAKGMTMVIVTHEMKFAREVATRMIFLDKGEIIENGPPEQVMDHPVTERAQKFFGVKGK is encoded by the coding sequence ATGGCAGTGAATAAGATGAAGGAAGTGGCGCAACCAAGCACTGAGCGCCCAGCGATCATCACGGTAGCTAACCTCAAAAAGCAGTTTGGCAGTAACCGCGTGCTCAGAGATATCGACGTTGAGATTCACGAAGGCGAAGTGGTGGTCGTCGTTGGCTCGAGTGGTTCAGGCAAATCAACCTTTTTGCGCTGCTTGAATCTGCTGGAGACGCCGACGGGCGGGCGCATTGTCATCGATGGTGTGGAAACGACAGCGCCAAAAGTCGACCTGAACGCCCTGCGCCAAAAAGTCGGCATGGTGTTTCAATCGTTCAATCTGTTCCCGAACTTGAGTGTGCTCGACAACATCAAACTAGCGCCGCGGAAATTACGCAAATTGTCTGACCGGGCGGCGACTCGCTTGGCAAAGAAATTGCTCGCAGACGTGGGGCTGGCGGACAAAGCCGGGGCCTTTCCTTCGCAGCTCTCGGGCGGGCAAAAGCAGCGCGTCGCCATCGCCAGAGCCTTAGCCATGGAGCCGGATATTATGTTGTTTGATGAGCCAACCTCGGCGCTTGATCCCGAGATGATTGGCGAAGTGCTGGACGTGATTCGTGAGGTTGCCGCCAAAGGCATGACCATGGTTATCGTCACGCACGAAATGAAATTTGCGCGCGAAGTGGCTACGCGGATGATTTTTCTGGATAAGGGCGAGATCATCGAAAATGGTCCGCCGGAACAGGTGATGGATCATCCAGTGACTGAGCGGGCGCAGAAGTTTTTTGGCGTCAAAGGGAAATAA
- a CDS encoding amino acid ABC transporter permease codes for MNFLEVIFGDGRWLYLWHGLEVTLVLTVLSLLLGTAIGVIIALLRTSDVRPFKSLGRYSWAKGLSRWNPLAWLGKVYVDIIRGTPLLVQLLIMYYVVFGSYQFMPKIFVAAIAFGINSGAYIGEIIRGGIESVDKGQMEAARSLGFSRWQAMRLVILPQALKNSLPALISEFIALLKETSVVGWIGLNDIMRGADNIRFQTATAFQSLFAAAVMYLALTAIFTRVMTRVERRLKDGSE; via the coding sequence GTGAATTTCCTGGAAGTGATCTTTGGCGACGGTCGATGGTTGTATCTGTGGCACGGCCTAGAGGTGACCTTGGTCTTGACCGTTTTGTCGCTGCTGCTCGGTACGGCCATCGGTGTCATCATCGCCCTGTTGCGAACTTCAGACGTGCGACCGTTTAAGTCACTCGGTCGTTACTCGTGGGCCAAAGGCTTGAGTCGCTGGAATCCGCTGGCGTGGCTTGGGAAAGTATATGTCGACATCATTCGGGGCACGCCACTTCTGGTCCAGTTGTTGATTATGTACTACGTCGTCTTTGGTTCGTATCAGTTTATGCCGAAGATTTTTGTGGCAGCGATTGCCTTTGGTATTAATAGCGGTGCATACATTGGTGAGATCATTCGCGGTGGTATCGAAAGTGTTGACAAGGGCCAAATGGAAGCAGCTCGTTCGCTGGGATTCAGCCGCTGGCAGGCCATGCGTTTGGTGATTTTGCCACAAGCGCTCAAAAATTCCTTGCCGGCGCTGATTAGCGAATTCATCGCTCTGTTGAAAGAAACCTCAGTCGTCGGCTGGATTGGGCTGAATGATATCATGCGCGGTGCTGACAATATTCGGTTTCAAACTGCCACGGCGTTTCAATCATTATTTGCCGCAGCCGTGATGTACTTGGCGTTGACCGCGATATTTACCCGTGTAATGACGCGAGTGGAGAGGAGATTGAAAGATGGCAGTGAATAA
- a CDS encoding basic amino acid ABC transporter substrate-binding protein has translation MNGTKTRRQGFGVSWWIGLGLFVALIGFMAFDILQREGGFGKSDDVLVMGTNAGFKPFEYKQGNEIVGFDVDLAKEIARSMNKELRIDDMSFDGLLPALESGQIDMAVAGMSVTPERAKNALFSEPYYSASQRIIVKKGSPIRNRHQLTGKKIGVQLGTTGDTLAGKIAGAKVSQFPTAPSVLTELNAGGVEAVILDDAPAAQYTAGFPDLEILPGELSSEHYAIAIKNNNHDLLEKINRVLAEMKKDGRYDNLIRKHFGPRALESMKKKELES, from the coding sequence ATGAACGGAACGAAAACGCGACGTCAAGGCTTTGGAGTTAGTTGGTGGATCGGTCTTGGACTGTTTGTGGCGTTGATTGGCTTTATGGCGTTTGACATTTTGCAGCGCGAAGGTGGATTTGGTAAGAGTGATGATGTGTTGGTGATGGGTACTAATGCTGGGTTTAAGCCGTTTGAGTACAAGCAGGGTAATGAAATTGTTGGCTTTGACGTTGATTTGGCAAAGGAAATTGCTCGTAGCATGAATAAAGAATTGAGGATTGACGACATGTCGTTTGACGGATTGCTACCAGCGCTGGAATCAGGGCAAATTGACATGGCGGTAGCTGGCATGTCGGTGACACCGGAGCGTGCCAAAAACGCGCTGTTTTCTGAGCCGTATTATTCAGCCTCGCAGCGGATCATTGTCAAGAAAGGCAGTCCAATTCGGAATAGACATCAACTGACGGGTAAGAAAATTGGCGTACAGCTGGGCACGACAGGTGATACGCTGGCCGGCAAAATTGCTGGCGCTAAGGTGTCACAATTCCCAACCGCGCCAAGTGTGTTGACGGAGCTCAATGCTGGTGGCGTCGAGGCAGTTATTTTGGATGATGCGCCCGCGGCTCAATACACGGCTGGCTTTCCAGACCTAGAAATTTTGCCAGGTGAGTTGTCGAGTGAACATTATGCAATTGCCATCAAAAACAACAACCATGATTTGCTGGAAAAAATTAACCGAGTGTTGGCGGAGATGAAAAAGGACGGTCGGTACGACAATCTTATCCGCAAACATTTTGGGCCGAGGGCTCTTGAATCAATGAAGAAAAAGGAGCTTGAATCGTGA
- a CDS encoding LTA synthase family protein, with protein MSKKILSRFCSFRTLVKISIVLMLALSAIFIVASQYKAVQFRDAKIDEILFYFNNGLAGGQSSSLVSAVWSNVPYAIGLFIILLLPMLLKLRWKTMPFRLRHQTYYASGIFVVSLTLLAQSFSIPAYVSALTQSSKIYDKHYVDPRSVKLTFPSTKRNLIYIYVESLENTPASKANGGMSDKSVIPELEKLALTNTSFSHQASGLGGALPAHGTTWTVAGMTAQSAGVPLKDGGVFGGRDRNGMGDFNKFLPGAYTLGQVLEKADYNQSFLMGSDKTFGGRDKLLEQHGNYNIIDFTYAQKHGLIPQDYKVWWGYEDKKLFQFARDEATRLSKLEKPFNLQMLTVDTHFTDGWLDNDTCKQQFEAKYDNVHACASKQIAAFVEWAKQQPFYTNTIIIISGDHLGMQTPYYEEKIAGAPYQRTVYNTFINPAVQPTRTTNRQFATFDMYPSTLAALGVTVDGDRMGLGTNLFSSRQTLVEQFGGIDQLNAELSKRSTYYERKILSSS; from the coding sequence ATGAGCAAAAAAATCCTCAGCCGTTTTTGTAGTTTTCGCACTTTGGTTAAAATCAGCATCGTCCTGATGTTGGCTCTCAGTGCAATCTTCATCGTCGCCAGTCAGTACAAAGCTGTGCAATTTCGTGATGCCAAAATTGATGAAATTTTGTTCTATTTTAACAACGGACTGGCGGGCGGACAATCCAGTAGTTTAGTTTCAGCAGTTTGGAGTAATGTGCCATATGCTATTGGATTATTTATCATCTTGCTACTCCCTATGCTCCTCAAACTGCGCTGGAAAACAATGCCATTTCGTTTGCGTCATCAAACCTATTACGCAAGCGGCATTTTTGTTGTCAGCCTGACACTCCTGGCGCAAAGCTTTAGCATCCCAGCCTATGTCAGCGCTCTTACTCAATCATCCAAAATCTACGACAAGCACTATGTCGATCCGCGCAGCGTTAAATTGACGTTTCCTAGCACCAAACGTAATTTGATTTATATCTATGTTGAGTCGCTGGAAAACACACCGGCTTCCAAAGCCAACGGCGGCATGAGCGACAAATCAGTCATTCCAGAGCTGGAGAAATTGGCACTGACCAACACTTCATTTTCACATCAAGCTTCAGGCCTTGGCGGTGCCCTGCCTGCACACGGTACCACCTGGACAGTCGCCGGCATGACAGCTCAGTCCGCTGGCGTGCCACTCAAAGACGGCGGGGTGTTCGGTGGTCGCGACCGCAATGGCATGGGTGATTTTAATAAATTCCTGCCCGGTGCTTACACGCTTGGGCAAGTGCTTGAAAAAGCTGACTATAATCAATCGTTCCTCATGGGTTCAGACAAAACCTTTGGTGGACGCGATAAGCTACTGGAGCAACACGGCAATTATAACATCATCGACTTTACCTACGCTCAAAAGCACGGTTTAATTCCCCAGGATTATAAAGTATGGTGGGGCTATGAAGACAAAAAGCTCTTCCAATTCGCCCGCGATGAAGCCACTCGCCTCAGCAAATTAGAAAAGCCATTCAACCTGCAAATGCTGACCGTTGACACCCACTTCACTGACGGCTGGCTGGACAACGACACCTGCAAACAACAATTTGAAGCGAAATATGACAATGTTCATGCCTGCGCCTCCAAACAAATCGCCGCCTTCGTCGAATGGGCCAAACAGCAGCCATTTTATACCAACACCATCATCATCATCAGCGGTGATCACCTCGGCATGCAAACACCATATTATGAAGAGAAAATTGCTGGCGCTCCCTACCAACGAACCGTCTATAACACCTTCATCAACCCTGCCGTTCAGCCAACTCGCACCACCAACCGCCAATTTGCCACCTTTGACATGTACCCATCAACCTTGGCAGCGCTGGGTGTGACAGTGGATGGTGACCGCATGGGGTTGGGTACCAATTTATTCTCAAGTCGACAGACACTGGTTGAACAGTTTGGTGGCATCGATCAGCTCAACGCTGAGCTCAGCAAACGCTCAACCTACTACGAACGAAAAATCTTAAGCAGTTCGTAA